One genomic region from Arthrobacter sp. YN encodes:
- a CDS encoding aminotransferase class I/II-fold pyridoxal phosphate-dependent enzyme produces the protein MSTPSPSPKIGTPSRAWRSRADAWEFLGYALRQLASATYQESGLLSQIDRTFALLAAVEPYWAEPGVDAVAQLRQLIDDGEPQAALQLLGGLSHLPLASSGETAAVPRAELPDEEVVDQSEPAERPRFEVLVVDTMEPEEAEALKNTMAAQRRPSDAFTYTVNVVPSYEDALVAIMLNPDIQSVVLRPGFSLRSSHLLGSDLRRFLARHTSADLQDSRPIRRILALADAISGLRPELDVYLVAGVSIESLAGSLTRKFRRIFRRQDHLDLHLSLLSGVAERYETPFFTALQDYSRRPASVFHALPISRGASVGTSPWIRDMADFYGTNLLLAETSATSGGLDSLLDPHGSIKRAQELAARAFGAQRTYFVTNGTSTANKIVHQSLLAPGDVVLVDRNCHKSHHYAFVLAGARVSYLDAYPLDKYAFYGAVPLASLKRRLLEYRRAGRLHEVKMVTLTNCTFDGVVYDVERVMEECLAIKPDLVFLWDEAWFAFARSHPVYRRRTGMAAAAALEASFSDPAYAARYAEQAAALHDPVTGEPVDDEAWLNTRLIPDPAKARLRVYATQSTHKTLTSLRQGSMIHVYDQDFADSNRESFREAYMTHTSTSPNYQILASLDIGRRQVELEGFGLVQRQSDLAVSVAQAVARHPLLKKYFRVLTSRDLIGPRYRETGSSMPLRDGLSELEDAWQRDEFVIDPSRLTLDISKTGIDGDTFRHSYLMDDHGIQVNKTSRNTVLFMTNIGTSRSSVAYLIEVLVKLAEGFENPHPSARARTLPAASDASRPTPPLPDFSTFAARFRTDDSCEDGDIRAAYFESYKPDSTVYLSASEVAAAVAKGQEVVSAGFVTPYPPGFPILVPGQVITRQTLEFMAALDTREIHGFDHERGYRVFVEPASSSVLELVAVAS, from the coding sequence ATCGACCGGACTTTTGCCCTCTTGGCGGCGGTGGAACCGTATTGGGCCGAGCCTGGAGTCGACGCCGTGGCCCAGTTGCGCCAATTAATCGACGACGGCGAACCCCAGGCCGCGCTCCAGCTTCTGGGCGGTTTGTCCCACCTCCCGCTCGCTTCGTCCGGGGAAACAGCTGCGGTGCCGCGCGCTGAGCTCCCGGACGAGGAAGTTGTTGACCAGTCCGAGCCGGCGGAGCGGCCACGCTTTGAGGTCCTGGTGGTGGACACCATGGAGCCTGAAGAAGCCGAGGCGCTCAAGAACACCATGGCTGCGCAGCGCCGCCCTTCGGATGCGTTCACGTACACGGTCAACGTGGTTCCCAGCTATGAGGATGCCTTGGTGGCCATCATGCTGAACCCCGATATCCAGTCCGTTGTTCTTCGCCCGGGCTTTTCCCTCCGCAGCTCCCATCTCTTGGGCAGCGACCTCCGGAGGTTCCTGGCCCGGCATACCTCCGCAGACTTGCAGGACTCGCGACCCATCAGACGGATCCTTGCGCTGGCCGATGCAATTTCCGGGCTGCGGCCGGAACTGGACGTCTACTTGGTGGCAGGGGTTTCCATCGAGTCCCTGGCGGGATCCCTCACCAGGAAGTTCCGGCGGATTTTCCGGCGACAGGATCATCTGGACCTGCATCTGTCACTGCTGTCCGGGGTGGCCGAACGCTACGAAACACCGTTCTTCACGGCGTTGCAGGACTACAGCCGCCGCCCGGCCAGCGTCTTCCACGCCCTGCCGATTTCCCGGGGTGCGTCTGTAGGGACTTCACCGTGGATCCGGGACATGGCCGATTTCTACGGGACAAACCTGCTGTTGGCCGAAACGTCCGCCACCTCGGGCGGTCTGGACTCTTTGCTGGATCCGCACGGGTCCATCAAACGCGCACAGGAACTCGCTGCCCGGGCCTTTGGGGCGCAACGAACCTACTTTGTCACCAACGGCACATCCACGGCCAACAAGATCGTGCACCAGTCCCTGCTTGCCCCGGGCGATGTTGTGCTGGTGGACCGCAACTGCCACAAATCGCACCACTACGCCTTTGTGCTTGCCGGTGCCCGTGTGTCCTACTTGGATGCCTATCCCCTGGACAAGTACGCCTTTTATGGGGCCGTCCCTCTGGCCAGCCTGAAGCGCAGGCTTCTGGAGTACCGGCGGGCAGGCAGGCTTCACGAGGTGAAAATGGTGACCCTCACCAACTGCACGTTTGATGGTGTCGTCTACGACGTCGAAAGGGTCATGGAGGAATGCCTGGCCATCAAACCGGATCTGGTTTTCCTGTGGGATGAGGCGTGGTTTGCCTTCGCCCGCTCCCATCCGGTGTACCGCCGTCGAACCGGTATGGCGGCTGCAGCCGCCCTGGAAGCTTCCTTCAGCGATCCTGCCTACGCCGCCCGGTACGCGGAACAGGCCGCCGCCCTTCATGACCCGGTCACCGGCGAACCCGTTGATGACGAAGCCTGGCTCAACACCAGGCTGATTCCGGATCCTGCCAAGGCACGCCTCCGGGTCTACGCAACGCAGTCAACCCACAAAACGTTGACCTCGTTGCGGCAGGGTTCCATGATCCACGTGTATGACCAAGACTTCGCCGACTCCAACCGGGAGTCCTTCCGCGAGGCGTACATGACCCACACGTCCACCTCCCCCAACTACCAAATTCTGGCTTCCCTGGACATTGGCAGACGACAGGTGGAACTGGAAGGTTTCGGCCTGGTGCAACGGCAATCCGACCTTGCCGTATCCGTGGCCCAAGCCGTGGCCCGGCATCCCCTGCTGAAGAAGTACTTCCGTGTGCTGACCTCGCGGGACCTCATCGGTCCGCGCTATAGGGAAACCGGCTCCAGCATGCCGCTGCGGGATGGGCTGTCGGAGCTGGAGGACGCCTGGCAGCGGGACGAATTCGTTATCGATCCCAGCCGCCTCACGCTGGACATCAGTAAAACAGGGATCGACGGCGATACTTTCCGCCACAGCTACCTCATGGACGATCACGGCATCCAGGTGAACAAGACGTCACGGAACACGGTGCTGTTCATGACCAACATCGGCACGTCACGAAGCTCCGTGGCGTACCTGATCGAGGTCCTGGTGAAACTCGCTGAAGGCTTTGAGAATCCACATCCTTCGGCGCGGGCTCGGACGCTACCTGCCGCCTCCGACGCTTCCCGCCCGACTCCCCCGCTCCCGGACTTCAGCACCTTCGCCGCGCGCTTCCGTACGGATGATTCCTGCGAGGACGGTGATATCCGGGCCGCCTACTTTGAGAGTTACAAACCCGATTCCACGGTGTACTTGTCCGCGTCTGAGGTGGCTGCGGCGGTGGCCAAGGGACAGGAAGTGGTCTCGGCAGGGTTCGTTACGCCGTATCCGCCCGGGTTCCCCATCCTGGTCCCGGGGCAGGTGATCACCCGGCAGACTCTCGAGTTCATGGCTGCTTTGGATACGCGTGAAATACACGGGTTCGATCACGAACGGGGGTACCGGGTTTTCGTGGAGCCTGCTTCGTCTTCTGTTCTCGAGCTGGTGGCGGTGGCGTCCTAG
- a CDS encoding LLM class flavin-dependent oxidoreductase, with product MHNKRIGFLSFGHWARVPGSLVPTAGEALKQGIELAVAAEELGIDGAFFRVHHFARQQASPFPLLSAIAARTSRIEMGTGVIDMRYENSLYMAEEAAATDLISDGRLQLGVSRGSPEPARNGAANFGYVPEDGEDGGDMARRHTALFRKAIAGHGVAEADPHYAGGATGLLPIQPQSPGLPQRIWWGAGTRKTAVWAAEQGMNLMSSTLLTEDTGVPFDELQAEQIRMFREAWAAAGHDFEPRISVSRSVIPIVDDVDNHYFGLRAQADSQDQVGILDGALSRFGKSYIGEPDQLADELANDAAVQAADTVLLTVPNQLGVDYNAKLLGNVAKHVAPAFGWSAKA from the coding sequence ATGCACAACAAACGGATCGGTTTCCTCTCCTTCGGTCACTGGGCCCGCGTCCCGGGTTCCCTCGTGCCAACGGCTGGGGAGGCCCTGAAACAGGGCATCGAACTCGCTGTGGCCGCTGAGGAACTGGGCATCGACGGGGCCTTCTTCCGAGTGCACCACTTCGCCCGGCAGCAAGCATCGCCCTTTCCACTGCTGAGCGCTATTGCGGCACGGACCAGCCGGATCGAAATGGGCACCGGCGTGATCGACATGAGATACGAAAACAGCCTCTACATGGCCGAGGAAGCAGCAGCCACAGACCTCATCAGTGATGGGCGGTTGCAGCTCGGAGTGAGCCGTGGTTCACCCGAACCCGCACGGAACGGAGCAGCGAACTTCGGCTACGTCCCCGAGGACGGTGAGGACGGCGGCGACATGGCCCGCCGCCACACCGCATTGTTCCGCAAAGCCATCGCCGGGCACGGGGTGGCCGAAGCGGACCCGCACTACGCCGGTGGGGCCACAGGTCTGCTGCCCATCCAACCCCAGTCACCCGGCCTCCCGCAGAGAATCTGGTGGGGCGCCGGAACCCGGAAGACTGCAGTCTGGGCAGCAGAGCAAGGCATGAACCTCATGAGTTCAACCCTCCTCACCGAGGACACCGGTGTTCCTTTCGACGAACTGCAGGCAGAGCAGATCCGAATGTTCCGCGAAGCCTGGGCCGCCGCAGGGCACGACTTTGAACCAAGGATTTCCGTCAGCCGCAGCGTCATCCCCATCGTGGACGACGTCGACAATCATTACTTCGGTCTCCGAGCCCAAGCGGACAGCCAAGACCAAGTGGGAATTCTCGACGGCGCGTTGTCCCGTTTCGGGAAGAGCTACATCGGCGAGCCGGATCAACTAGCAGACGAACTGGCGAACGACGCAGCCGTGCAAGCAGCCGACACGGTCCTGCTCACAGTGCCCAACCAGCTTGGCGTCGACTACAACGCCAAGCTGCTGGGCAACGTCGCCAAGCACGTCGCCCCTGCTTTCGGTTGGAGCGCCAAAGCCTAG